The genomic region GCGCGAGTGGTCCGGTGTCGAGCTCGCCGACCGGCTCGGCGTCAGCACCCGCACGGTCCGCCGCGACGTCGACAAGCTGCGCGACCTCGACTACCCGGTGCACGCCAGCATGGGCACCTCGGGCGGCGGCTACCGGCTCGGTTCCGGGGCGAGCCTGCCGCCGTTGCTGCTCGACGACGACGAGGCGGTGGCCGTGGCGGTCGGGCTGCGCACCGCGAGCGGCATCGAGAACATCGGCGAAACGGCCGTGCGCGCGTTGCTGAAGGTCGAACAGGTGCTGCCGTCGGCGTTGCGGCACCGGGTGGCGGCTCTGGAGATCGCGACCGTTCCGCACACCGGCTCGCCGCCCGCGGTCGACGCGGCCCAGCTGACCGCGGTGGGCACGGCGTGCCGCGACCGGCAGCGGATCCGGTTCACCTACGCCGACCACGCCGGCGAGCAGTCCGAGCGCGAAGCGGAACCGCACCGGCTCGTGACGTGGGGACGGCGCTGGTACCTGGTGGCGTGGGACACCGCGCGTGACGACTGGCGGACGTTCCGACTCGACCGGATGACGTTGAGGACCCCGTTCGGGGCCAGGTTCACGCCGAGGGAGATCCCGGGTGGCGATCCGGGCGCGTTCGTGGCGGCACGGGTGGCCGGTCGCTGGCCGGTGCAGGGCGTCGTGCGGTTGAGCGTTTCCGCACGCGAGGCCGTGAGCTGGAAGAGCTACGGCGAGGTGGAACCGGTCGACGAGAACTCCTGCTTCG from Lentzea guizhouensis harbors:
- a CDS encoding helix-turn-helix transcriptional regulator, with translation MSSARLLKLLGLLQSRREWSGVELADRLGVSTRTVRRDVDKLRDLDYPVHASMGTSGGGYRLGSGASLPPLLLDDDEAVAVAVGLRTASGIENIGETAVRALLKVEQVLPSALRHRVAALEIATVPHTGSPPAVDAAQLTAVGTACRDRQRIRFTYADHAGEQSEREAEPHRLVTWGRRWYLVAWDTARDDWRTFRLDRMTLRTPFGARFTPREIPGGDPGAFVAARVAGRWPVQGVVRLSVSAREAVSWKSYGEVEPVDENSCFVKVGGETMDDVVFMLASITVDFEVVSPPELSDALVRAADRFRRAAKL